A single genomic interval of Penicillium psychrofluorescens genome assembly, chromosome: 2 harbors:
- a CDS encoding uncharacterized protein (ID:PFLUO_002743-T1.cds;~source:funannotate), giving the protein MNTLNVRDNGILDSLPYSTSEYEYRGAKHFWEAIDAEVNLLENDKTGNRSEYVIFSHLPEQNFLKEIDSEEFNLFDSYDPESEYLLLKMITRAHEVLSEAFSVQLTSRFILEGMSDAQDGLLPLGRARVDLPSRRKEPDKSYLPETLPAGRTDHFPSFIVETGFSESRSKLRSDASLWLTESNGAVKIALLMSTNKKKKDIAFEILQPSSRPTRGDPDKVIAELKQTATVKTNKDGQAVANGHLRIPFEDLFLRRPVSPEKDIILSEDDLVKIAKKVWGSQF; this is encoded by the coding sequence ATGAATACATTGAACGTTCGGGACAATGGCATCCTGGATAGTCTCCCCTATTCAACCAGTGAATATGAGTATCGAGGAGCAAAGCACTTCTGGGAAGCCATTGACGCGGAAGTGAATCTACTTGAGAATGATAAAACGGGAAACAGGAGCGAATATGTAATCTTTTCACATCTGCCCGAGCAAAACTTCCTGAAAGAGATTGACTCTGAGGAATTCAACCTTTTCGATTCCTATGATCCAGAATCCGAATATCTCTTGCTCAAAATGATTACCAGAGCGCATGAAGTCCTGAGCGAGGCGTTTTCCGTGCAGCTAACGTCAAGATTCATCCTTGAGGGCATGAGCGATGCTCAAGACGGATTGCTCCCACTCGGGCGCGCCCGAGTCGACTTACCATCGCGGCGGAAAGAGCCCGACAAGTCTTATCTGCCGGAAACACTCCCAGCAGGCCGCACCGACCACTTCCCTTCATTCATTGTCGAAACAGGGTTTTCAGAGTCCCGGAGCAAGCTGCGAAGCGATGCCAGTTTGTGGTTGACCGAGTCCAATGGCGCTGTGAAAATCGCCCTCCTCATGTCGActaacaagaaaaagaaggacaTCGCATTCGAAATTCTTCAGCCCAGCAGCCGCCCCACTCGAGGGGACCCTGACAAGGTGATTGCGGAATTGAAACAAACAGCAACCGTCAAGACCAACAAGGATGGCCAAGCCGTGGCCAACGGGCATCTCAGGATCCCATTCGAGGATCTCTTCCTGCGACGCCCTGTCTCGCCGGAGAAAGATATCATTCTCTCAGAGGATGACTTGGTCAAGATTGCAAAGAAGGTCTGGGGTTCTCAGTTTTGA